The genomic window TGCCCGGACATGGTCCTCCTGTATTCACGCTCGTCGGCGGGTCGCATCGGCCCGCGTCATTCGGCACGGTCACCGCCGACGGACAATTCTATTCCTGCGCCGCAGCGGGTTCGCGATCCCCGCTCGCGGAGCACCGGGAACCGGCATCCGCTCCCGTATGCAGAAGGTGCTCAGAGGGCGAACTCGAAGCCGAACCGCGACGACAGCAGTGCGACAAGGTCCCGCGGCACCTTGGTGAGGTAGGCGGGCGCCGGTGCGAGTGTCTCGGCCGAGCCGATGAAGGGGAAGTACACGGGGCCCTCCGTCAACTGCTCCACGCGATCGCGCACACTCACGATCTCGCCACCGACGCGTCGCAGACTCGGCAGGGTGATCGGCGAGGCGAGCCGCAGCGTGTCGCTGATCGGCATCCGCCAATGCGGCAGGTCGTCGCCGCGACGCGCCCGCGTCTCCTCGCCGAGCGGGCCGAGCACCCGCCCCCATGCGGCGATGCCCGGCACCGGGAGGGTGCGGTCCCAGACGAAGAGGGTGTCACCCGGCTCGGTGAAGCCGACCAGCTCGTGCGACCACTCGAACCGCCGCTCCTCGGCGGCCTTCGGCGCCGTCAGCGCATCGCCGACGATGCCGCGCGAGGGGGCGATCATCCAGTAGCGCTCCTCCGGGTGCTCGCGCCACCAGTCGTTGATCGTCATGAGTCAGAATCTACCCCGCCGTGTCGCCCGCGCGTGCTCAGCGGGCCCGCTCGCGCACCATGTCGAGGAACAGTGCGTGGAAGCGCTGCTCGCCGGTCACCTCCGGGTGGAACGACGTGCCGAGGAGCGACCCTTGGCGCACCGCGACGACCCGACCGTCGTCGAGCGTCGCGAGGCGTTCGACGCCGTCGCCCGCCTCCTCCACGAGCGGGGCGCGGATGAACACGGCGTGGACCGGCGGCTCGCCCAGGGCGGCGACATCGAGGTCGACCTCGAACGAGTCGACCTGGCTGCCGAAGGCGTTGCGCCGGACGGTGACGTCCAGCCCGCCGAAGGTCTGCTGGCCCTGGATGCCGTCGGTGATGCGGTCGGCGAGCAGGATGAGGCCGGCGCAGGTGCCGTAGACCGGCATGCCCGCGGCGATCGCGTCGCGGACGGGCTCCCGCATGCCGAACGACCGCGAGAGCTTGTCGATGACGCTCGACTCCCCGCCGGGAAGCACGAGTCCGTCGACGGCCGCCAGCTCCGCGGGCCGGCGCACCGTCGTCACATCGGCGCCGAGGTCCGTGAGCACGCGCACGTGCTCACGGACATCCCCCTGCAGCGCGAGGACGCCGACCCGTGGCGCCGGCGACGTCACCAGCCGCGCTCGGCGAGACGGTGCGGCGCGGGAAGGTCGGACACGTTGATGCCCACCATCGCCTCGCCGAGTCCGCGGGAGACCTCGGCGATCACCTTGGCGTCGTCGTAGAAGGTGGTCGCCTTGACGATCGCGGCCGCGCGCTGAGCGGGGTTGCCCGACTTGAAGATGCCCGAGCCGACGAAGACGCCGTCGGCGCCCATCTGCATCATCATCGCGGCATCGGCCGGGGTGGCGACGCCGCCCGCGACGAACAGCACGACGGGGAGCTTGCCGGTCTCCGCGATCTCGGCGACCAGGTCGTACGGCGCCTGCAGCTCCTTGGCGGCGACATACAGCTCGTCCTTCGTCATCGAGCGCAGCATGTTGATCTCGCTGGTGATCTTGCGGATGTGCTTGGTGGCCTCGGACACGTCGCCGGTGCCCGCCTCGCCCTTCGAGCGGATCATCGCGGCGCCCTCGTTGATGCGCCGCAGCGCCTCACCCAGATTGGTCGCTCCGCAGACGAACGGCACGGTGAAGTTCCACTTGTCGATGTGGTTGACGTAGTCGGCCGGCGAGAGCACCTCGGACTCGTCGATGTAGTCGACGCCGAGCTCCTGGAGCACCTGCGCCTCGACGAAGTGCCCGATGCGGGCCTTGGCCATGACCGGGATCGACACCGCCTCGATGATCCCGTCGATCATGTCGGGGTCGCTCATGCGCGAGACGCCGCCCTGTGCACGGATGTCGGCCGGCACGCGCTCGAGGGCCATGACGGCGACGGCGCCGGCGTCTTCGGCGATCTTGGCCTGGTCGACGGTGACGACGTCCATGATGACGCCGCCCTTCAGCATCTCGGCGAGGCCGCGCTTGACGCGGTCGGTTCCCGTGTCGGTGGTCACGAGCTTTCCCTTCGGTCGGAGGCGCCGAAGCGCAACGGGTGAGGACAATGCGGGTATTGGCCTAGGCCAAAAGATAGCATGAGGCGTACCCGCCGCTCGGCGGGCCTGGCGACGAGCAGCAGGGGCGGCATATGACCCTCGACATCAGCGGGCGATCCGCGGCCGAGATCGCCGAGAGCGTGCGCGCTCGCATCGAGCGGGGGGACCTGCTCCCCGGCGTACCCCTGCCCTCGGTGCGGTCGCTCGCGGACGAGCTGGGGGTGAACCGCAACACCGTCGTCGCCGCCTACCGTCAGCTCGCGCAGGCGGGGGTGATCGTCACGCGCGGCCGGGGCGGCACGCGCGTCGCCGACCTCTCCCCCGTCGCCCAGGAGGGCTTCGCCGCCGGCAACGTGCTGCGCGACGTCGGCACCGGCAACCCCGACCCCGAGCTCATCCCCGATCCGTCGTGGGCGCTCGCGGGCATGGCCGGCCGCCCCGTCCTCTACGGAGAGCCCGTCATCGATCCCGAGCTTGAGCGCTGGGCGCGGGAATGGATGGGCGACGGCCTGCCTCCGACGGTCGACATGCGTCTCACCATCACCAGCGGCGCCGCCGATGCCGTCGACCGGCTGCTCGCCCAGGCCCTCACCCGCGACGATGCCGTCGCCCTCGAGGACCCCTGCTTCCTCACCAGCATCCACACCGTACGCATCGGCGGCTATCGTCCCGTCCCGGTCCCCGTGGACGACGAGGGCATGACGCCGGAAGGACTGCGCGCGGCACTGGATCAGGGCGTCCGTGCCGTGGTCCTCACGCCGCGGGCGCAGAATCCGACCGGCGCCAGCCTGTCGGCTCGGCGGGCGGAAGAGCTGCGCCGGGTGCTGCGGGACCACCCCTATGTGCTGGTGATCGAGGACGACCACTTCTCGCTGCTGTCGCAGCAGCCGTTCCACTCCGTCATCGCTCCGGGTCATCGGCGCTGGGCGCTGGTGAGGTCCGTGTCGAAATTCCTCGGACCCGACATGTGCCTGGCCGTCACGGCATCCGATCCCGAAACGGCCGAGCGGCTCGCGATGCGTCTCACCCCCGGGACCACCTGGGTCAGCCACCTGCTGCAGCGGCTCACGCTCGCATTGGTGACGGATGCCGCCACCATGGCCGCGATCGGGCGCGCCGGTGCGCACTACGCGGCGCGCAACGCCGCGTTCGTGGAGAGGCTCACGGCGGCAGGCGTGCCCGCGGCCGCCGGCGATGGGCTGAATCTGTGGATCCCCCTTCCCGTGCCTGCCCGGGATGTCGCGGAGCAGCTGATGCGACGCGGCTGGCTCGCCCGGCCGGGCGACGAGTTCGTGCTCGCCGGCGATGCGCCGTCGCACCGTCTGCGTCTGACGGTGCATGACCTCGACGACGCCGACGCGGCGCGGCTGGCCGCCGACGCGGCCGCCGCGGTGCGCGCCGCCGGCGGACGGCTCGCCGCTCGAGAAGTGGCATGATCGAGCGGTGAAGATCCTCTCGATCCAGTCCGCGGTCGCCTACGGTCACGTCGGCAATTCCGCCGCCGTCTTCCCGCTCCAGCGCATCGGCGTCGAGGTCATGCCCGTGTACACGGTGAACTTCTCGAATCACACCGGATACGGCGCCTGGCGCGGTCCGATGATCGGACCAGACGAGGTGCGCGAGGTCATCCTCGGCATCGAGGAGCGCGGCGCGCTCCCGCAGATCGACGTCGTGCTCTCGGGCTATCAGGGCGGTGAGGGCATCGCGGACGTCATCCTCGACACCGTCGCTCGCGTCAAGGAGGCCAACCCGGCCGCCGTCTACGCCTGCGACCCGGTGATGGGCAACGCGAAGTCCGGCTGCTTCGTGGCGCCGGCGATCCCGGTGCTGCTGCGCGAGCGCGTCGTGCCGGCGGCGGACATCATCACGCCGAACCAGTTCGAGCTGGGCTTCCTGACCGGAACCGAGCCCGCCGACCTGGAGTCCACCCTCGCCTCGGCCGACCTCGCCCGGGCGATGGGCCCGAGCACCGTGCTGGTGACGAGCGTCGAGCGTCCGGACCGCCCCGAGGGCACGATCGAGATGCTCGCCGTCACCGACGACGGCGCCTGGATCGTGCAGACGCCGCACATCCCGATGAAGGCCAACGGCTCCGGCGACGTCACCGCCGCCCTGTTCACCGCGCACTACCGCCGCAGCGGCGACGCCGCCGACGCGCTCGCGCGCACGACGTCGAGCGTCTACGACCTGCTCGAGCGCACGCACGCCTCGGGTGAGCGCGAACTCCAGCTGATCGAGTCGCAGGAGGCCTACGCCCATCCGCGACTGCAGTTCGAGGTCACGCACGTCCGCTGACGTCGGCATACGTGGCGCGCGAAGCGACGCGCGGGGATGAAGCCGCTGACGGCGGCATCCACACTCCCGCGGGTCAGCCGTGCCAGGCGTCGGCCACGGCGCGGCGCACGTCGCCGAGGAGCTGCGGCAGGGCCTTCGTCTTGGCGATGATCGGGAAGAAGTTCGCGTCGGCCGCCCACCGCGGCACGATGTGCTGGTGCAGGTGCTCGTCGACGCCGGCACCCGCCACGTGACCCTGATTCATGCCGATGTTGAAGCCGTCGCACCGCGAGACTTGACGCAGAACGCGCATGCCCTGCTGGGTGAGGTCGCCGATCTCGGCCACCTCTTCGTCGGTCGCCTGGTCGTACGTCGCGATGTGGCGGTACGGGCAGACCAGCAGGTGTCCGGAGTTGTACGGGAAGAGGTTCAGCAGCGCGTAGGCGGTACGCCCGCGGAAGACGATCAGGCCGTCCTCGTCGGACTTGCGCGGTGCCTCGCAGAACGGGCACTCCTTGCGCAGCACCTCCGGCCCTGCCTGGATGTAGGCCATCCGGTGCGGAGTCCAGAGCCGCTGGAACTCATCCGGCACCCCCGCCAGGGTGGCGGCGTCGACGAGCGCGGCGTCCTCGCCGGAGACCGCGCCCGTCGACCCGTCGCTCACGCGAAGTCCTCCGCGGTGTTCACCAGCGTGTGGGCGGCGATGGCCTCGTGCACCCGGCGGACGGCGTCGGCGATCGGCACGCCGTTCTCCTGCGTGCCGTCGCGGAAGCGGAACGACACGGTGCCCGCGGACTGGTCCTGGGCGCCGGCGATCAGCTGCAGCGGCACCTTCTGCGTGGTGTGCGTGCGGATCTTCTTCTGCATGCGGTCGTCGCTGTGGTCCAGCTCGGCGCGCACGCCCTCGGCCTTGAGCTGGTCGATCACATCGCCCAGATAGTCTGCGAAGTCCTCCGCGACCGGGATGCCGACCACCTGCACCGGCGACAGCCAGACCGGGAACGCGCCCGCGTAGTGCTCGAGCAGGATGGCGAAGAACCGCTCGATCGAGCCGAATAGCGCCCGGTGGATCATGATCGGCCGCTTCTTCTGGCCGTCGCGATCGGTGTACTCCAGCTCGAAGCGCTCGGGCAGGTTCGGATCGACCTGCACCGTCGACAGCTGCCACACGCGGCCGATCGCGTCACGGGTCTTGAGGTCGATCTTCGGCCCGTAGAAAGCGGCTTCCCCCGGCACCTCGGTGAGCTTCAGACCGCTCGCCATCGCGACGTTGCGCAGCGCGTTCGTCGAGTAGTCCCAGAACTCGTCCGAGCCGATCCACTTGTCCTTCTCGTCGTCGCGCATCGACAGTTCGAGCTCGAAGTCGTCCAGGCCGAAGTCGCGCAGCATCGA from Microbacterium sp. ProA8 includes these protein-coding regions:
- a CDS encoding aminotransferase class I/II-fold pyridoxal phosphate-dependent enzyme, giving the protein MTLDISGRSAAEIAESVRARIERGDLLPGVPLPSVRSLADELGVNRNTVVAAYRQLAQAGVIVTRGRGGTRVADLSPVAQEGFAAGNVLRDVGTGNPDPELIPDPSWALAGMAGRPVLYGEPVIDPELERWAREWMGDGLPPTVDMRLTITSGAADAVDRLLAQALTRDDAVALEDPCFLTSIHTVRIGGYRPVPVPVDDEGMTPEGLRAALDQGVRAVVLTPRAQNPTGASLSARRAEELRRVLRDHPYVLVIEDDHFSLLSQQPFHSVIAPGHRRWALVRSVSKFLGPDMCLAVTASDPETAERLAMRLTPGTTWVSHLLQRLTLALVTDAATMAAIGRAGAHYAARNAAFVERLTAAGVPAAAGDGLNLWIPLPVPARDVAEQLMRRGWLARPGDEFVLAGDAPSHRLRLTVHDLDDADAARLAADAAAAVRAAGGRLAAREVA
- a CDS encoding HIT domain-containing protein, with translation MSDGSTGAVSGEDAALVDAATLAGVPDEFQRLWTPHRMAYIQAGPEVLRKECPFCEAPRKSDEDGLIVFRGRTAYALLNLFPYNSGHLLVCPYRHIATYDQATDEEVAEIGDLTQQGMRVLRQVSRCDGFNIGMNQGHVAGAGVDEHLHQHIVPRWAADANFFPIIAKTKALPQLLGDVRRAVADAWHG
- the pdxT gene encoding pyridoxal 5'-phosphate synthase glutaminase subunit PdxT, whose product is MVTSPAPRVGVLALQGDVREHVRVLTDLGADVTTVRRPAELAAVDGLVLPGGESSVIDKLSRSFGMREPVRDAIAAGMPVYGTCAGLILLADRITDGIQGQQTFGGLDVTVRRNAFGSQVDSFEVDLDVAALGEPPVHAVFIRAPLVEEAGDGVERLATLDDGRVVAVRQGSLLGTSFHPEVTGEQRFHALFLDMVRERAR
- the pdxS gene encoding pyridoxal 5'-phosphate synthase lyase subunit PdxS; amino-acid sequence: MTTDTGTDRVKRGLAEMLKGGVIMDVVTVDQAKIAEDAGAVAVMALERVPADIRAQGGVSRMSDPDMIDGIIEAVSIPVMAKARIGHFVEAQVLQELGVDYIDESEVLSPADYVNHIDKWNFTVPFVCGATNLGEALRRINEGAAMIRSKGEAGTGDVSEATKHIRKITSEINMLRSMTKDELYVAAKELQAPYDLVAEIAETGKLPVVLFVAGGVATPADAAMMMQMGADGVFVGSGIFKSGNPAQRAAAIVKATTFYDDAKVIAEVSRGLGEAMVGINVSDLPAPHRLAERGW
- the pdxY gene encoding pyridoxal kinase PdxY, whose translation is MKILSIQSAVAYGHVGNSAAVFPLQRIGVEVMPVYTVNFSNHTGYGAWRGPMIGPDEVREVILGIEERGALPQIDVVLSGYQGGEGIADVILDTVARVKEANPAAVYACDPVMGNAKSGCFVAPAIPVLLRERVVPAADIITPNQFELGFLTGTEPADLESTLASADLARAMGPSTVLVTSVERPDRPEGTIEMLAVTDDGAWIVQTPHIPMKANGSGDVTAALFTAHYRRSGDAADALARTTSSVYDLLERTHASGERELQLIESQEAYAHPRLQFEVTHVR